The DNA window GAGAACTTTGACGACATGATCCGGTCACTTGCTGCCGGTGAGATCCGGCGCAATGCGACCCTTACAGGCAGTATCTGTGACGCCATCATCTCGCCCGAGCCCGGGCAGATCACCTTTCCGATCCTGCAGCGTCTCGCAGGCCCCGGCATTGTCGTCACCGATGCAGAGGCGCTGCACGCGGTCGCACATCTTTTCAGCCGGCTGAAACTGGTGGCCGAACCCGGAGGTGCCGTGGCCGTGGCCGCAGCGCTCTTTCACGCCGACGAGATCGCGGGCGAGGATGTCATCGTCACCATATCGGGCGGCAATGTGGATCCGGACGTTTTTATCACAGCCCTCAGCCGTTACACCGTCTGACCCCGGAGAGTGCCCATGAAGATCGCTGATTTCGGAGATGTCCGCCTTCACTACCGCACGGACGGGCCCGACGACGGCCCGCCGGTGGTCTTTGCCAATTCGCTGGGCACCGATATGCGGCTCTGGGATCCGGTGCTGCCGCTGCTGCCGGCCGGGCTGCGGGTGATCCGCTATGACAAACGCGGGCACGGGCTGTCCGGCTGCCCTGCGGCACCCTATTCCATGGGCTCTCTGGTGACCGACGCTGAAAAGCTGCTGGATCATCTCGGTGTGAAAGACTGCATCTTTGTCGGGCTGTCGATCGGCGGCATGATCGCCCAGGGGCTGGCGGTAAAGCGGCTGGATCTGGTGCGCGGTATCGTTCTCTCCAATACCGGCGCGCGGATCGGCACACAGGCGCTTTGGGATGACCGGATCGCCGCCGTGCGTGCGGGCGGGATAGAAAGCCTCGCGGATGCCGTTATGGAACGCTGGTTTTCAAAGGCCTTCCGCGCCACGCCCGAACTCGAACTCTGGCGCAACATGCTGGCGCGGCAGGAGGACACCGGCTATGTCGGGTGTTCAGCCGCTATCTCAGGCACCGACTTTTACACCACAACGGCCAGCCTGCGTCTGCCTGCTCTTGGCATTGCGGGGGATGAAGACGGCTCCACCCCGCCGGATCTGGTCCGTGAGACCATCGGGCTGATTCCCGGTAGCAAATTCCACCTGATCCGCAAAGCGGGCCACCTGCCCTGCGTTGAACAGCCCGAAGAATACGCCCGCGTGCTCACCGGCTTTCTGCGCGACACCGGACATATCTGAGCCGATGGCAGCCAGCGTCTTCGACAGCCCTCTCCATGCACAGCTTTTTCCGACCGGCGAGGTGGACCGACTCTTTTCAGACAGTGCGGCTTTGCGCGCCATGCTGCTGGTTGAAGGGGCGCTGGCCAAAGCTCAGGGCAAAGCCGGGATCATCCCGGAGATCAGTGCAGCCGCCATTCACCGCGCGTCGCTCGAGATCCAGATCGATCCCGGGGCGCTGGCCGCCACGACAGGGACAAACGGCGTCCCTGTACCGGGGCTGGTGGCGGCATTCCGCAGCGAAATGAACGCGCCGGAACATGCGCAGTTTGTGCACCGGGGGGCCACGTCACAGGACATAGTCGATACCGGTCTGATGCTGCGGCTGCGGCAGGTTCTGCTGCTGGCCGAAGACGATCTGCGCGCCGTGCTGACCCTGCTTGCCGATCAGGCGGAGGCACATGCGCAGACACCGATGGCCGCGCGCACCTGGGGCCAGCAGGCGACACCGACGAGCTGGGGCGCGGTTCTGGCCGGCTGGGGCATGCCGCTGGCGGATGCGCTGGAAGCGCTGCCTGATCTGCGGAACCGGAGCCTGTGGGTCTCGCTTTCGGGGGCTGCGGGCACGGCTTCGGAGCTTGGACCTGATGTGCCGGCCCTGCGCGCGGCACTGGCAGAGGGCCTCGGGCTGCACGACCCGGGCCGGTCCTGGCACACAGATCGCGGACCGGTGCAGCGCATCGCTTCCTTTATGGCCGGGCTTACCGCAACACTGGGCGGGATGGGACAGACGCTCACCGCCCTTGCCGCCACCGGCATCGGCGAAGTGCAGCTTTCGGGCGCCGGCGCGTCCTCAACCATGCCGCAGAAACAGAACCCCGTGGCCCCCTCGGCGCTCGCCGCTCTCGCGCATCAGGTTTCGGGCCTGCAGGCGGCGCTGCATGCATCGGCGCAGCACCAGCATCAGCGCGATGGTGCTGCATGGTTCACCGAATGGGCGGTCGTGCCTCAGATCGCGCTGAGCACTGCTGCCGGCCTGCAGATCGCGAAACAGGTGCTGAGCGACCTCGCACCGGATCCGAAAACCATGCGCGATGGCATCACCGCCGGGCAGGACATGGTTTTTGCCGAGGCGCTGAGCTTTGCGCTGGCCCGCGATACGCCGCGACCCGAGGCTCAGGCCGCCACGAAAAAGCTGGTGCAGGAGGCGCTGCGCACCGGCAGCAGCCTCAGCGCGGTTGCGCGCGCAGCACATCCCGATCTGCCCGACGGGCTCTTTGACCCGGAGGCCCGCATGGGCGAGGCACCGGCTGCCGCACGTGCCTTTGTTGCCAGGGTACGGGCGCTCTGAACGGATGCAGCCTTCGGTCGTTTTCATCCTGATCACGGTGATGATCGACGCGATGGGCATCGGTCTGATCATCCCGGTCATGCCCGACCTGATACAGGAGGTGCAGGGCAGCAATCTGGCCAGTGCAGCACTCTGGGGCGGCGTACTCTCCACCACCTTTGCCGTGATGCAGTTCCTGTTCGGACCGGTGATCGGTGGTCTCTCGGACCGTTTCGGACGCCGCCCCGTTCTGCTGATTTCCCTCGTCGTGATGGCACTCGATTATCTTGTCATGGCGGTCGCTGGCAGCATATGGCTGCTTCTCGCGGGCCGCGTTGTCGGCGGCATTACCGCAGCAACCCAGTCAACCGCCAATGCCTATATGGCCGACATCTCCGCGCCTGAAAACCGCGCCGCCAACTTCGGGCTTGTGGGCGCGGCCTTCGGGCTGGGGTTTGTTCTTGGCCCGCTCATGGGTGGCCTGCTGGCGGGCTTCGGCACCCGTGCGCCGTTTTACGCCGCCGCGGCACTTGCCGCACTCAACGGTGTCTTCGGCTACTTTGTGCTCAAAGAGACCGTAACGGATGCGATCCGCCGCCCCTTCAGCCGCGCGCGTGCAAATCCGATGGGCAGCCTGCGCCAGTTGCGCCGGCTTCCCGGTCTGGGACGGCTGCTGATGGTCTTTTTCATCTACCAGGTGGCCTTCATGGTCTATCCGGCAATATGGTCGTTTTTCGGCAAAGCCCGCTTTGGCTGGGATCCGGCGATGATCGGGCTCAGCCTTGCCCTTTTCGGGATCATGATGGCAGTGGTCCAGGGTGGTCTCATCCGGCCGGTGCTGCGTCTGCTGGGCGAGCGCGGCACAGTGGTTTATGGCCATGTCTTTGACATCGCGGCCTTTCTGGCGCTGGCTTTTGTCACCAGCAGCACGCTGGCGCTGATCCTGACACCGCTGGCAGCCCTCGCGGCGGTGATCACCCCGGCGCTGCAGGGGATCATGTCGCGGGCGGTCAGCGCGGATGCCCAGGGCGAATTGCAGGGCGCGCTGACCTCTTTGTCGGCCCTTGCCATGATCCTGTCGCCGATGGTGATGACCGGCACATTCGCCTGGTTCACCAATGCCGACGCGCCGCTGTGGATGCCCGGTGCACCGTTTGTCCTGTCTGCTCTGCTGATGGTCGCAGGGCTTGGCGTTTTTCTCTCCGGCCCGAAAGTGCAGACACAAAACCGGTAACGCGACATTGCCTGTCGTCTTCGGACTTGCACCGGGCGCGTCGCGCCTTCAGGCTGGCCGGACTTCAGCCCGGAGCCACCTGATCAGGAAAGACCCGACCCCATGCAGACCATCAAAGCGGCCGTCTGTCACAAATTCGGCGACCCGTTGAGCATAGAAGATATCCTGCTGCGCGCGCCCGGCAGCGGAGAGGTCGAGGTGACCCTTGAGGCCGTCGCGATCTGCCATTCTGACATTTCCTTTGCTGAAGGCGCCTGGGGCGGATCCCTGCCTGCTGTCTACGGCCATGAGGCTGCAGGCATCGTGACGGCCACCGGGCCGGGTGTGGGCAGCGTCGCCAAAGGCGACAGTGTCGTCGTCACGCTGATCCGCGCATGCGGCTGCTGCGGCAACTGTGCCTCAGGTCGCCCCACGCTTTGCGAGACGCCCTATGACGGCGATCACGGGCCCATCACCACCGCCGACGGTGGCAGGCTGCACCAGGCGATGGCAACGGGCGGCTTTGCAGAGAAAGTCGTCGTGGATCAGAACCAGGTCGTGCGCATCAGCGCGGATATCCCCAAGGACGCAGCCAGCCTGATTGCCTGTGGCGTGATCACCGGCGTTGGCGCCGTGGTCAATGCGGCCAGGCTGCGCGCGGGTCAGGATGTGGTCGTGATCGGCGCAGGCGGCGTCGGGCTCAATGCCATCCAGGGCGCGCGCATTGCCGGTGCCCGGCGCATTGTGGCGGTAGACATGAGCGGGGAAAAGCTCGCCATGGCCCGCGATTTCGGCGCAACGCATGGCGTGCTGGCGACCGACCCGAAACCATGGCGGCTGGCGCAGGAGGCTCTGGGCGGGCGCGGTGCCGATGCGGTAATTGTGACCGTCGGTGCGATCCCCGCCTATGATCAGGCACCGCGTTATCTGGGTTATGGAGGCAAGGTCATCATGGTCGGAATGCCCCATTCCGGCGACGTATCTACCTATGAGCCTGTCGTGCTGGCCGCCACGGCCCAGGGCATGACCGGCTCGAAAATGGGAGATGTGGTCATTCAGCGGGATATCCCCTGGATGGTGGATCTGTATCAGCAGGGACGCCTTAAACTGGACGAGCTGATCTCCGGGCGCTGGCGGCTGGAGCAGATTAACGAGGCGATTGCCGATACCAGGGCCGGCGGCGCGCGGCGCAACGTGATACTTTTCGGACAGTAAGCCGCAGGCGCTCGGGAGACAGCCAATGATCCTCACAGATCTCGATATCATCGTCACCGCCCCCCCGGCACCGGGATGGGGTGGCCGCTACTGGATCCTGGTGAAAGTCACGACGGATGACGGCATCACCGGCTGGGGGGAATGCTATGCCTCCAGCGTCGGACCGGAAGCGATGCAGGCCGTGATCAGCGATGTTTTTGAGCGGCACATGGCGGGCGAAAGCGCTGAAAACATAGAGCTGATGTTTCGCCGCGCCTATTCGTCGGGCTTTACACAGAGGCCGGATCTCACTGTCATGGGCGCTTTCTCGGGCCTCGAGATCGCCTGTTGGGATATCCTTGGCAAGGCGCGCAACCGGCCTGTTTACGCGCTGCTCGGCGGGCGGATGAATGACCGGGTCCGGGCTTATACCTATCTTTATCCGCAGCCCGGGCATGATCTGTCGGCGTTCTGGACCTCCCCTGAGATGGCTGCCGAAAGCGCGCTTGCGATGGTGGAAAAGGGCTATACGGCTGTTAAATTTGATCCCGCCGGTCCTTATACGATGCGCGGCGGTCACATGCCGGCGATGCGTGATATCTCGCAGTCCGTGGCGTTCTGCAAAGCCATTCGCGACGCGGTGGGCGACCGGGCCGATCTGCTTTTTGGCACGCACGGTCAGTTCTCGACGGCGGGTGCAATCCGGCTGGGACAGGCGCTGGAGCCGTTCAGCCCGCTCTGGTATGAAGAGCCCATCCCCCCCGATGCGCCGGAAGAGATGGCAAAGGTCGCGCGCGCCGTCAGGATCCCGGTGGCGACAGGCGAACGGCTGACCACCAAAACCGAATTTGCACAAGTGCTGCGATCCGGCGCGGCGACCATTCTGCAGCCTGCGCTCGGGCGGGCCGGTGGGATCTGGGAGATGAAGAAGGTGGCCGCCATCGCCGAAGTCTATAACGCTCAGGTGGCCCCGCATCTTTATGCCGGACCGCTGGAGTGGGCGGCTAATATTCACCTGGCCGCTTCAATTCCAAATCTGCTGATGGTCGAAACCATCGAGACACCGTTTCATGACGCTCTGATCAGCGGCACGATCCGTGTGGAAGAGGGCTTTGTGACGCCGCCCGAGGCCCCCGGTCTGGGAATAGAGGTCAACGAAGCGCTGGCCCGGGCGCATCCCTGGACCGGCGAAGGCCTGCACCTGCAGATGCAGGAAGAGCCCTGCGACTACGTGAACGGAAATGCCTTTGAGGGCGGTGCTCCAGCGCCCAGATCCTAAAGCATCCGGTGCATGCCTGCGCTGTCAGTCGGGTGCATGGCAGCATGCGCCGCGCCGGCTGCAACCGGCTGACCGGCGCCTACCGTTCTGAGGCCAGTTTTGCCCCCGCGCTCAGCGCTTCGAGTTTGGCATAGGCGATATCAGGATCAACTGATCCATAGCCTGCAAAAGTGCCAAAACCGCAGTCTGATCCGGCAATCACACGGTCGTGACCAACAATCCCGGTAAAGCGTTCGATCCGCTGGGCCACCACTTCGGGATGCTCAACGAAGTTTGTGGTGGTATCGACGACCCCCGGCACAAGCACCTTGCCGTCCGGAATGTCGGCTTTCCGGTCGCGAAAGACTGTCCATTCATGCGCATGCCGCGGGTTTGACGTTTCAAAAAGCACATAACGCGCCTTTGCCTGCATCAGCGTGTCGAAAACCTTTTCCATGCCGATGTCGCAGACATGCGGCCCCTCATAATTGCCCCAGCAGATGTGTATCCTGACACTTTCTTCGGGCACGTTCTCCAGCGCGTGGTTCAGTGCCTCGACGTGACCGGCGGCAATCTTCACAAACTCCGCATCGCTCAGATCGTTGAACAGCATATGGCGCGACAAAGCGAGGTCCGGGCAATCAAGCTGCAGCATCAGCCCTGCGCCCACAATGGTTTCATATTCAGCGCGCATGGCATCCGCGAGGGCAGCGAGATAGGCGTCACGGCTCGGGTAATGCTCGTTCTGCAGAAAGAGCGATATCACCCCGGGGCTTGCCGCGTTCATGAACCCCTGCGCGGCCCCATGCTCCGCCATGCCGGCTTTGAGGTTGGCGATATCCTTCTCCAGCTCGTTCTGCCCCTTTGACGTCACCTCGCCGGTGCACATCGGGCGAGCGTATTGCGGCGTGCCACCATCCTCGGCCAGCCTTTTAAGAAACCCCGGGAACTTCTTCAGGTCCGCCGGCGCGTTACGTTTGCTGTCGCCCGAAAACCCGGTGTAGCGGTCTTTCACATAGGTGGCGTAAGAGATCTTGGACGTCTCGCCATCACTCACAATACCGACGCCGGCAGCCACCTGACGGCGCACGGTCTCTGATACAGCCGCAGTCATCGCCGCGTCGAATGCCGCCGGGTCGTATGCTTCTTCGCGTTCGCGGGCGAAGATAAAATCCACCACGTCCTGGGTTCTGGGCAGGCTGCCCACATGTGTTGTCTGTACCAAGTGTCTCTCCCTTCAGCGCCGGGCCCCGCCACGAAGGGCAGACCCGGCATCAGTATTCAGGTTTCTGCCGGTTGCCGTGCCAGAAACCAGGTGTTCAGGCGCCACATTCCCCAGGCGAGCGGGATTGCAGCAAACCCGCCGGCAGCATAGGCCAGCGGCTCGTCATAAAAAGTCTCGAAAGCCTGGGTATAGGCATGAATCGCCGCAAAGGTGACCGCCGCGTTGAAAATCCCGCGCATGTTTTTGTGGGCCGACCAGAAGATGATCCCCGCCAGTGAAAGTGCCCAGACAATCGTAAAAACATTCTCATGCACAGTGAGGGCTGTGTCGCGGAAAGCAGCAAGGCTGTCGCGCCAGTCTTCATAAGACAGACCGGACCGGTGCATCGCAGACCCCGGACCCCAGATTGTTTCGCCCACCACATCTCCCCAGAGGCTGCCGACGAGCGCGCAAAGACTGGCGACGATAAACGCCATGATCAGATGGATGCGTGCATGGCGCGCCGTGCGTTCGGGCGTTCGGCGTGCGACCAGCACCATCAGCACGACCAGCGCGCACATCTGCATGATTGAGAGCGTCGGTTCGGGGGAGTAAAACACGTAGGCCGCGTGGAAGTAAAACGTGCCGGTGTCGAGGGCCTGGGCAAAGGGCACGATCGCGAGTGCGGAAACAAGGCGCACGTCGGTAAACCAGCCTGCCCCGGCAATGGCTGCAGCCGCATAGAGCCAGAAGGCCGCAACCGGCAGACCGCTGGCCCCGCTTTCATGCACCAGATACCCGACACCTGTGAGATGAAGCGCCAGCGCCATGAGGGTCACTGCACCGGTCACAAAACGCGTGGTCAGCCGGTTATGGTGCATCGCCCAGGCTACAGGCACTGCCACGACGGCGCCTGCGATTGCCATCACCGGCCCGGCAATACTCTCAAAGTTGCCGGCAAGTTCAAACCCCGCTCCGCCGATCAGCATGCCCGCACCGATCAGCGATGCGGCATTGCCGAACATTGCATAAAGCGCAGGACCCTGGCGGAGGGTCAGCAAACCGGCACCGGCCAGCAGAATACCGGAAACGGCAACCAGCATTGCATCGGCAAGCCAGAAGATCAGGCCAAAGGTTGCAAAGACGATTCCGGTGCACAAAACGGCATTGATGGCGAGCGTTACCATTGTGCTGCGCGCGCGGGCTTCGATGATTCTGGCCGCGGTTTGGGAGATAACCCCCTCTTCCAACAGTATTTCTGTATCTGCGATCGTGTACATTACTCACTCCATGAACGTTGTTCACGCCGTAAATAACCTGATCTTCCTGGTCGTTCAAGCATTTTGTGAACAGTGTTCATTTATGCCAGCCAGGTGGCACCTGCCGGATCATCCGTGCCGACGATGTGATACATGCTTGCCTCCCCGGTCATCGCCGGTACGGCAGTATGCTGCAGATCCGCAGGTATCGAGCAGGTATCTCCGGGGTTCAGCACCGCCTCACCACCCTCCCAGATCAGCCGCCAGTGTCCGCGCACAGGCATAAGCACCGAAGGCCGGTCATGCGCGTGCATGTCGGTGCTGGCAGACCCGCGCGTCAGGAAGCCAACCTCGAAACCGGGCTTGTCGCGGATCACGCCCTTTTCACCGATGACGAGAACCGGCTCTTTGCCGGCCAGGGACATCAGGTCATTATACCGGCGCACCCCATACCCCACGACCTGCGCAGGCGTCATCTCGGGATAGCTTTTCAGCTCCTCTTCGTTCAGCACAGGCATCGGGCTGACACCATCGGGCAGGCTCTCCCCTTTTTTGCTGTCATAGAGTTTGCCGTTCTGCCCCAGGACAAGGCCGTGGTCACGCGCGTCTTCGATGACCTGGGGCGCCCAGATGACGCCGCCGCCCGCATCATCCCCGCCAAGGACCGCCATAATCATCCCGTAATCAGTTCCGATGTTCTCAAAACCGCGGAAAATGCCGGTGGGGATATTGATTATATCGCCTACTTCCAGCACCACTTCGCCGGCGTCGCCGTAGCGTCCCCAGAAAAACCGCCAGCGGCCCTTGAGCACAAAGAAGACCTCGGCCGTGCGGTGGCTGTGCAAGGAGTTCCGGCATTTCGGCGGCTGTCCCGCGGCACCGATGTTGAACCCGTGCGGGATTGTAATATGCACGTGCTGGTCCGCGCTCTCCGACACGCCGCCGCCGATGATCGTGAAGTTTTCCTTCTGATCACTGCCCGGCGTATGGGCGTCGATAAAGGCGGTTTTACAGGGTTGCAGGTCACCATACCGGACGATGCGGGCTTCCATCTCAGACGGGGTCATTTCGTTTCTCTTTCTGTTTGCGCACGCAGAGCCGCCAGTTCGGCCTCAAGCTCTGCATTGCGTTTTTCAAGACGTTCCATTTCGGGGCCGACGAGCCGCGCGATTTCGTTCGTGTCAAACCGGGGGGTGATGAACTGCGGACAGTTCCAGTCAAAGGCCTCAATGCGAATGCGCACCGTACGCTCGACCTTTCCCCCGCCTTCTGTGTGTAGCGCCTTTGCCAGGTCCGGGTCGGCATCGGCAGCGATCATCGCCGCGTGACCGATCAGTTTCAGCCGGGCCTGACGCGCATAATCCATTGCGAAAAGGCTCACCCGCCCGCTGCCGCGCAGATGCCCGGAACTGACGTACTGCCGGTTCCCGCGGTAATCGGCAAATCCGATGGTCTGCGGATCGAGCACTTTGATAAACCCCGCGGGGCCGCCCCGGTGCTGCACATAGGGCCAGCCGGTCGCGGACACTGTGGCCATATAGAGCGAGGTGCGCGCGGTCAGAAAGGCAGTCTCGTCCCCGCCGAGACCTTCAGGTGCCGGACGTTCGGCCATGCGGGCATAGGTGTCATAAGAGCCCTGTGCCCGCTGCTCGGCCTCGACCGCGCCGGTAAACATGATCCTGCCGAAGTGCTCCATCGCTCAGCCTGTTTGCAGCAGGATCTGTTTCCAGACCGCCGTTTCGTCAAAGATCACATATTCGCGCCGCAGCCCCCATGGGCCGAACTCGGCGTGACACATGCCGAGCAGATAGATATCCGTGCCCGTCGGTGTGCCGAAAGTGCCCCAGCCGCTGTGTTTCCCGCTCAGCGACCAGCGCAGGGCCGCACGGGGCGGCATCAGAAGGTCATCGCGCCCGATCTGGTGATCAATCTGAAATGTGGCATCGGGAAAAGACGCGCGCAGCCCCATCCAGAACTGATCAACGTCCCCATGGCTGTGCCCCGTCACGCCGCCGGGGTATTCCACGTGCACGGCACGATCGTATTCTTTCGGGATCGCGGCCATATCGGCGCCCATGATCCGTGTCACGATATCCGCGTATTTCTGCCCCCAGGCGTTATCATTGCCGCGCCCCTTATAAGGACCAGGCCTGTCATTGGCCGGGCTCAGCGGTTTGACGCAGTGTTCCGGCCCGCCCTCTTTCTCGATCAGCGCCGCCGCGTATTCGCGCGGGTCCTGACCGAGCTGGCGCACGATCGCACCCTGATCCCGGATCAGCCATTCATCGTTGATCTGATTGTTTATGGCATGGCAGTCCGCAAGAATACGGTAGGTCAGCCGCTTTCCCGTCGCTTTGCCATAAACACCGTCGCGGGCATGTGTCGCTGTGCTCAGCAGACGATGCGAGGACAGCATCCCCTCCTCGGGTGTGCCCGACCAGATAACGTCTTCCCCCAGCAGCGTCCGGTCGGGGAATTCAGCCAGCGTGGCCATCGTCGCCCCGATGACATTCCGGTTGCCCACCACGACCGACGCAGGTGTGCGCACAACGATATCGTCCGAGTAATACCGGTGCAGGGTGGCAATGCCGCGGTCTTCCCAGATTTCTTTGGTTATACCGATGATATAATCGGGAAAATCCGTGAATTTCTCGTCAAAGCCTTGCATGGGTCATACCTTTGGTTTGCGGGCGGAGCCGCGGATAATCAGCGGGCCGTCCAGCGCAATGCGCCGGGGCGGCGTTTCCTCATCGTTCAGACGGTCCATCAGAACCGAAACGGTCTCGGCGACCATGCGGTTGGCCGGCTGGCGCACGGTGGTGAGATCATAACTTGGCCAGTGCGAGAGTGTCACGTCGTCATAGCCCACAACAGAAACGTCCTGCGGCACGCGCAGGCCCAGCTCAAAGCGCAGCACATCCATCACGGCAAAGGCCATGTGATCATTGGCGACAAAGACGGCGTCGGGCTTTTCTGCGACTGAAAACATTGAGCGTGCGGCAGCTTTGGCGACCTCGAAGTTAAAATCGCCCGCGGCTCGCGCAAAAAGCACATGGCCTGCATCCCTGAGGCCGGCAATGAACCCCGCCTCGCGGTCGATCTGGGTCGAGGCACCTTCCCAGCCGGCAATATGTGCGATGCGTTCATGACCGCCGGCCACAAGAAACTCTGCGAGTTTGCGCCCGCCGGACACGTTGTCCGAGGTGACACTGGACAGACGGTTGTCATACTGATGCCGGTTGAAGAGAACGATCGGAATGCCCAGCCCCTCGCAGCGTTCGGTCAGATTGTTCGACAGGCCGACAGAAGCCGCAATGATACCATCCACCTGATAGTCGAGCAGTTCATCGATTACCTTCCCTGTGGTCTCTGCGTCGTTGGAAGCCATGAAGACCAGCACGTGATAGCCCTGCGCCTGCAACGCGCGTGAGAGCCGCTCGATGGCTTCGGGGTAGAACTGGTTTTCAAGATAGGCGACCACCAGACCGATGATGCGGCTGCGCCCCGTGATGAGCGAGCGCGCCAGCACGTTCGGCCGGTACCCCAGGCGCGTTGCGGCCTTGCGCACCTTGTCGCGGGTGCTTTTGCTTACAGAGGCGCCGGGCGTAAACACCCGGCTGACGGCCGAGCGGCTGACCCCGGCCATTTCGGCCACATCGAGAGAGGTCACCTTCCCCATGGCGCACTCCGAAATATATGCTGCGCGGGCATCATCCTGCCGTCCAGCCGCCGTCGATCAGCATTGAGGTGCCCGTGACCATGGCCGAGGCATCGCTGGCCAGAAAGACCGCAGCCCCCATAATATCCTCAACCTCACCAACGCGCGGCAACCTGATCTTTTCCATAATCCAGGCGAGGCGCTCCGGGCT is part of the Roseobacter ponti genome and encodes:
- a CDS encoding ester cyclase; amino-acid sequence: MQGFDEKFTDFPDYIIGITKEIWEDRGIATLHRYYSDDIVVRTPASVVVGNRNVIGATMATLAEFPDRTLLGEDVIWSGTPEEGMLSSHRLLSTATHARDGVYGKATGKRLTYRILADCHAINNQINDEWLIRDQGAIVRQLGQDPREYAAALIEKEGGPEHCVKPLSPANDRPGPYKGRGNDNAWGQKYADIVTRIMGADMAAIPKEYDRAVHVEYPGGVTGHSHGDVDQFWMGLRASFPDATFQIDHQIGRDDLLMPPRAALRWSLSGKHSGWGTFGTPTGTDIYLLGMCHAEFGPWGLRREYVIFDETAVWKQILLQTG
- a CDS encoding LacI family DNA-binding transcriptional regulator codes for the protein MGKVTSLDVAEMAGVSRSAVSRVFTPGASVSKSTRDKVRKAATRLGYRPNVLARSLITGRSRIIGLVVAYLENQFYPEAIERLSRALQAQGYHVLVFMASNDAETTGKVIDELLDYQVDGIIAASVGLSNNLTERCEGLGIPIVLFNRHQYDNRLSSVTSDNVSGGRKLAEFLVAGGHERIAHIAGWEGASTQIDREAGFIAGLRDAGHVLFARAAGDFNFEVAKAAARSMFSVAEKPDAVFVANDHMAFAVMDVLRFELGLRVPQDVSVVGYDDVTLSHWPSYDLTTVRQPANRMVAETVSVLMDRLNDEETPPRRIALDGPLIIRGSARKPKV